A genomic window from Silene latifolia isolate original U9 population chromosome 11, ASM4854445v1, whole genome shotgun sequence includes:
- the LOC141615301 gene encoding F-box/kelch-repeat protein KIB1-like has product MAADWSAMTVDVLGVIALKLEACEDFIYFSVVCRSWNCVASSIKNEWRAVPTPWLLLAENNTENPNCLRKVFNLENKKCYEMSLPETFGARCWGSAYGWVAMVDRNLDIQLFNPISKARIQFPSLKTIPGLKLYDENIDKTKDDYIDRCLNVFLTNLVVLKVSQGVRHELDIVAFYSKKRVALARPGDQSWTSIFTDDETEFTMVEIVGIDDHVVGLCTDDGIVCWKVKEFYGLELGKKFDYLPIECDSYHDDGFQYMYLLRLGNEIVMVLRNFRPKEKVADDEIGVYQTISFELYKLNLKANTWDEFKDLGDVALLLGSNSAMSVSITSVNKCLQRSCIYYTDDYTNDGDNDDDDDDDDDEEEEEEEAEEEVEEFRQLTKEFVGHDMGVYDIKRDQISRFYDGEDTLSLICAPTLFIPQL; this is encoded by the coding sequence ATGGCTGCAGATTGGTCTGCGATGACTGTCGATGTTCTTGGGGTAATAGCATTGAAATTAGAAGCTTGTGaagattttatttatttttccgtgGTATGTAGATCATGGAATTGTGTTGCGTCTTCAATAAAGAACGAGTGGAGAGCTGTACCAACGCCATGGCTTTTACTAGCCGAAAACAATACAGAAAACCCGAATTGTCTTAGAAAGGTCTTTAATCTCGAGAATAAAAAATGTTACGAGATGAGTCTCCCAGAGACATTTGGAGCAAGGTGTTGGGGTTCAGCTTACGGTTGGGTAGCAATGGTTGACCGCAACCTAGATATTCAATTGTTCAATCCAATCTCGAAGGCTCGAATTCAATTCCCATCTTTGAAAACCATCCCAGGCCTAAAGTTATATGATGAAAACATCGATAAAACAAAAGACGACTACATTGATCGGTGTTTGAATGTTTTTCTAACCAACCTAGTTGTGCTCAAAGTGTCTCAAGGTGTTCGTCACGAGCTTGATATTGTGGCATTTTATTCTAAAAAGAGGGTAGCCTTAGCTAGGCCTGGAGATCAATCATGGACATCAATATTCACCGATGATGAAACAGAGTTTACGATGGTTGAGATAGTTGGCATCGACGATCATGTAGTTGGTTTGTGTACTGATGACGGAATTGTGTGTTGGAAAGTTAAGGAGTTTTACGGTCTTGAGCTTGGGAAAAAGTTTGACTATCTACCAATTGAGTGTGATAGTTACCATGATGACGGGTTCCAGTATATGTATTTGTTACGATTAGGTAATGAAATTGTCATGGTGTTACGAAACTTCCGACCCAAGGAGAAGGTGGCAGACGATGAGATTGGTGTTTATCAAACGATTAGTTTTGAGTTATACAAACTAAATCTTAAAGCTAATACTTGGGACGAATTTAAAGATTTGGGTGATGTGGCATTGTTATTGGGTTCGAACTCTGCTATGTCTGTTTCTATAACATCGGTTAATAAATGTTTGCAACGAAGTTGTATATATTATACTGATGATTATACTAATGACggtgataatgatgatgatgatgatgatgatgatgatgaggaggaggaggaggaggaagctGAGGAGGAGGTGGAAGAGTTTaggcagctgacaaaagagtttGTTGGACATGATATGGGTGTTTACGACATCAAGCGTGATCAAATATCCCGATTTTATGACGGTGAGGATACACTCTCCTTAATATGCGCACCGACTTTGTTTATTCCTCAACTTTGA